A stretch of the Aegilops tauschii subsp. strangulata cultivar AL8/78 chromosome 4, Aet v6.0, whole genome shotgun sequence genome encodes the following:
- the LOC109738230 gene encoding uncharacterized protein yields MNFSEAQMREQAQKLAPTPWLVTEEDHRIQRKRERRLLIAEADEHVMAVWHERFPEDVAAKNKFWEQRRAVRAAERTNRRERKALAEAQCELAVASTWDDNDPRWEDAFLSSDYTTEEDENEE; encoded by the coding sequence ATGAACTTCTCGGAAGCGCAGATGCGGGAGCAGGCACAGAAACTCGCGCCTACCCCGTGGCTAGTCACCGAGGAGGACCACCGCATCCAACGGAAGCGGGAGCGCCGCCTTCTCATCGCTGAGGCGGATGAGCATGTCATGGCGGTGTGGCATGAGCGCTTCCCTGAGGATGTCGCCGCGAAGAACAAGTTCTGGGAGCAGAGGAGGGCGGTGCGAGCCGCAGAACGGACGAACAGGCGTGAGCGAAAGGCACTGGCGGAAGCCCAGTGCGAACTGGCAGTTGCGTCGACCTGGGACGACAATGATCCTCGATGGGAGGACGCATTTCTGTCATCGGACTACACCACCGAGGAGGACGAGAACGAGGAGTAG